GACTAAATAGTAGAACTTTCACTCATCTATGAGGATGATGAAGGACTCCACATAAAGCCCCCTGTCCTCCAATCTCTTGCATGGCACAAGATAGAAGCCAACCGGTGCTGTTGTAGTTGTAAAAGAAAGAGATGAGTTAAACAACCGCTGACCGCTAAAGACTACTCTTGGCCTTAATCGATGCACTAAAACTGACCTTAAAAGGGTTGCCTACAAAAGCTGACAGCACTTGTAATCAAATACATGATGTAACAGAACAACATTTAATTCCTACACCCTGGCATGGACATTTTTCTCAATCACCCTGGTGATGGATCCTCAAGAAATGCTTGCAATGGGATGATCTCCAATAGATACCATGGGAGTCAACCAAACTTCAACAGTATATGACCACAGAAAATTGCAGAAATGTAACCTAACAAAGTGTGGCAAGTATGAAAGCCTGAAGGGAGACAAAGATAACCACCTTAAATTTGGTGTTAAAACAATGCACATACTTTAAAACTATTTTCATAAAATCCACAGCGGTCATTAAGGGAATTAAAGGTTTTCTCGAGCAGAACATAGGTCTGCTACCACCTGCTGAATCCACGCATATGAGCGAAGCCATAAACTAATGCACAGGCACACAGCAATCCGTAGTTAATAATAGAACAGAGAAAACTAAATCAAAACCATATTTCGACTGCTAAAATAGCACTGAATTCGCTCGTACATAACCAGATCAAGAATCCATAATATTGTATCGAAAGCCAAACTTCAACATCCAAAAAACCTTGCTTAAAGACTCGGATCGAAGAGACGGTactaaatagaaataaaaagtgATGGAAAAGAGGAAACAAAGGATGATTGGACAGGAAAACGAGAAGCTAACTCTGTTACATCAGGCAGACGGCGGTGCGCGACTCGAACCTCTGGCTGCGGCTCTATTCAGATGGGATCTCGACGTCGCCGTCGGTGATCTCCTGCTGCATGTCCTTGGGGTCCTTGCCGTCGACGGTGCAGCCGACCGAGACGCAGGTGCCGAGGATTTCCTTGACGGTGCCGGCTAGGTCCTtggccatggatcgcggacgcATCACCCGGGCGATCTCGATCACGTCGTCGAGGGAGATGTTGCCGTTGTGCTTGATGTTCTTGGTCTTCTTGCGGTCGCGCTCCGGCTCCTTGAGGGCTTTGATCACcagggcggcggcggagggcaCCACCGCCACCTTGGCCTGGCGGTTCTGGACGGTGAGCTTGACGGTGACGCGGAGGCCCTTCCAGTCCTTGGCCGTCTCCTTGGCGATGTCTTCACCGATCTTCTTGGGGGAGAGACCCAGGGGACCGATCTTGGGGGCCAGGGAGCTCGCCGCCCCGACCTCGCCGCCGGTCACGCGGACGTAAACGTCGACGACCTGGGAGGGATCAAACTTGGGCGGcatggcagcggcggcggcggcgaataAAGAACTTGGGAGTGctgttagggttagggtttttgaAAAAGCGATGCTTGGACTCGGATGATTTATATAGAGAAGAGCGCGTGCGGTGCGCCTCCTCCTGAAGAACCCGGCCCGGGTCTTTACAGAGGTGCCCAGGCCCGCAGTGGAAACATGTACGAGTTCCACATTCTAAAAGACGGGCTCGGCTTGGACAACAACGTGGGCctcaatatttatttaaaatgtttttacataaatatttttctaaatattaaattttatatgaatatatttataaaatttatatttatatataaatatatattttcataaaatactgatttaactattttattcttttttattcttatttttacatATCTATCCACGCAATCTAAcgttattaaaaatttaacgatttcaaattaaaataaataaaatatctttaatgggtagatatgcaaaaaataaataaatgcaaaaCGATGGAgaacaaaaaataatttcaattttttattttatttttaattaaaataaacataatttttattaatggtattagaagaatcgttatattagaaatatttgtgcaaaaaaaaaagcaatcacAACGGAgaacaaaaaataatttcaattttttattttatttttaattaaaataaacataatttttattaatggtaTTATAAGAATcgttactgttacgggggaactcagccaccatgccccacgtgaccgacacgcgcgcccaagaagactacagctgccccttgatccagtaacccgaccccgagtcggatatcttcggcttcgcagcccgaccccgagtcggctgccccttgatccagtaacccgaccccgagtcggatatcttcggcttcgcagcccgaccccgagtcggctgccccttgatccagcaatccgaccccgagtcggcaatctctcgacaacgacaggctgttcccctgaagcacgccgcgaccctctgctccactactccctgcaacggtcgtatccggcgctgctccacgatctcctgtaa
This is a stretch of genomic DNA from Phoenix dactylifera cultivar Barhee BC4 chromosome 9, palm_55x_up_171113_PBpolish2nd_filt_p, whole genome shotgun sequence. It encodes these proteins:
- the LOC103713135 gene encoding 60S ribosomal protein L12, which produces MPPKFDPSQVVDVYVRVTGGEVGAASSLAPKIGPLGLSPKKIGEDIAKETAKDWKGLRVTVKLTVQNRQAKVAVVPSAAALVIKALKEPERDRKKTKNIKHNGNISLDDVIEIARVMRPRSMAKDLAGTVKEILGTCVSVGCTVDGKDPKDMQQEITDGDVEIPSE